The Mariprofundus ferrinatatus DNA window GCGACCACCGATCAGTGAAGTGATCAGGCCGACCATGAACGCCGCATAAAGGCCTACCAGCGGATGCACACCGGCAACAAATGCAAAGGCGACCGCTTCCGGAACCAGAGCGAGGGCTACGGTAAGGCCGGAGAGGATATCATCCTTGGCTTTTGCGGCGTGATCGTAATAGAGCTGAAACATGGGGTGACTCCTTGGGGAGCGGCACTCTAGCCGCTAATAACCGGAGTGCAAAAAATACGGGCCGCCAGAGGCGACCCGTAGATATTGCCGAACTATAAATAAGATCGGTTATTTCATGACACGCAGTTCAACACGACGGTTTTTGGCCCGACCTTCCGCTGTGTCGTTGCCGACAATCGGCTGGGACTCACCGTAGCCTTTCGAACTCAGCCTGTTGGTGCTGATGCCGTGACCTGCCAGATAATCCATCACACTGGCTGCACGACGATCAGAGAGCGCCTGGTTGTATGCATCACTGCCTGAGCTGTCGGTATGTGCCGCAACTTCAACATTGATCTCGGAGCGCCTGTTCAGTGTTGCAACTGCTTTATCGAGGGTTGCAGTCGATGCAGCAGTCAGATCGGCACTGTTGTGCTCAAAGTTGATACCGTCCAGCTTGATGATTTCGACAACGACTGGAGCAGGAGGAGCGCAGTTTACACCGCTCTGTTTGCGTGCCTCGTTGGCCAGCGACAGCGTTTTTGCCTTAAGCTCTGCAGTCTCTTCCGGGTGGTATCCATGCTCGTTGATTTCATGGGCTGTCCAGTAGAGATAGGCTACTGCTTTGGCTTGCAGTGCGGGTGCGCACTGTTCGGCTCCGGCATCCTTGGCTGCAGCAATGGCAGCCCTTGCTTCAGCCAGTTCATCGATATCAACATTGGTATGAGACGCGCACGCGGCCAGTGAGATGGACGCGATGAGTATTGTCAGACGCATAATCATTGTGCACCCCCAGCCTGAGATGCATGATCTTCAGCCATCCGCATAAACTCTTTGGCAACACTGGTGTCGTGCTGTGCTTTTTCTTCAAGTGCCACCTTGGTCAGCTCCCGTGCCAGATGCGCATGGTAGCTGTTGTTTCCTTCCAGCTGTGATCTCAGCTGCTGGGCCCGATCTTCGATGCTTGTGAACATGCCGGCCTGTGCAGGCATAGCAAAAGCAAGCAGTGAAAATAAGAGTAGAATTTTTTTCATTATTTCAACCTCCTCCTTCAGAGATAACTCTAGCTTAGCAGATAATTTGATCTTCATAAGGGGAAAATATACGCGTTGCTGGAGAAAAACGGGTCAAATGCGTGAAGTGGAGTCCTGCAGCTGATCCAGTTCGCGTAACAGCCCCTTTCTTCTGAACAGCAGTGTCAGATGTCCGCCGCCATTGTTACGCCAGATGTGTGCTGCGCGCAATCCGGCCATCAGCAGGGTACGTACCCGGCGGGTATTTTCGCTCTGGCTGAGATGTTCGGTTTTGCCGCGCACGATAATGCGCGGTTTCATCGTACTGATCGTCTCCCCGTAAAGGTCGGCAATGGCAGCAATTACGCTGGGGTGTGAGGCGCTTCCGAAATAGTGCCTCTGTTTGTCAATGCGTATCATACCCTCGGCCAGCCTGCCCCGTAGCGCACTATCCTTGTTCAGCCGCTGTTCAATGGTGAGAAGGCCGGCGCAGTAGCTCATCAGAATTTTGCTTTGCGGGATGGCCCTGCCGACGAGGATTTCACGACTTACCCTGATGCCGGTGCGCAGCTGGTTCAGGCTGCCGTAAATATCGGCAGGAGAGGTGTATTCCTCGCTTTTGATGAAAATACTTTCGATCAATGCTCTGCTATCCTCCGCATCGGCCAGGCCTTTGCGGGCAATGGCGTCGACCAGATAGACCGCCTGCGTGAGTGCTGCAAGTGCGATGGCGCGGTTATGCATTGGCGACGTGTGTGTGGAATGTGCTGCGGTGGACATGGTTTGATATGCTGGAGTTTGAAGCGGAGTTTCTCAAGAGATGAATGAATTAAGAGCAGCGGCGCAACACTGCCTGCTGATAAGCAATGTTGATGATAAACTTTCTGCAGTAAGGCAGCTGAATAGCCTGTGGTTGTCTGAAGATATAGCGCTGGATCGGCTGTGGAGTGCTCCCGCAGTGGAGTCACCCGGAAGGCCGGAACGTCCGGAGATGATCAAGGCGAGCAGGGTGCCTCGGCGCGGTTTCGGCACCACCCAGGGTCGTGCGATCATGATGCATGCCATTGCCCACATCGAGTTTAACGCCATCAATCTGGCGCTTGATGCCGTGCAGCGATTTGCCGGAATGCCAGAGGAGTTCTACAGCGACTGGCTGCGCGTGGCGCATGAAGAGGCCTACCATTTCGAATTGATCCGTGCCCATATGCGCCATCTGGGGGCCGATTACGGTGATTTTGTCGCGCATGGAGGACTGTGGGAGATGTGCGAAAAAACGGCTTACGATGTATTGGCCCGCATGGCGCTGGTGCCGCGTGTGCTTGAGGCACGCGGACTGGATGTGACCCCCGGCATTCAGGAGAAACTGATCCAGGCCGGAGATGAGAATGCGGCCACGATTCTCGACGTGATCCTGCGTGATGAGATCGGCCATGTGGCAATAGGCAATCGCTGGTATCGCCACCTCTGCCGGGAACGGGGGTTGGAGCCGGTTCCATACTTTTTACAGCTGCTGGAGAAACACTATCCAAAGGGTCTGTTTGGCCCGTTCAATATTGATGCACGCGAGCGGGCGGGATTCTCTGAAAGCGAACTGGCGATGTTGATTGGCGAACAATAAACTGGGGATAAGGGTTGTTATCACTGGCCTTTTTTGAGTTTTTCACTGATAAGACGGCCTAGTTCAGTTACCTCATAGGGCTTGCGCAGAACCTCGACACCGTTGACTTTCTCAGTATTCATCACTTTCTGTTGGTCGTAGCCGGTGGTGAATATGCATGGGATATCGGGATCAATCTTGCGCATCTCAAGCAGAGCTTCGACGCCGCCAAGCCTCGGCATTACCAGATCAAGAACAACCAGTCTGATCGTCCGGTTATGGGAGCGGAACAGTTCAACGGCTTCAATACCATTGTTCGCAGTGAGAACACGGTAGCCCATGCCCTCCACTATTTCTTGCACCGTTGTAATCAACACTTCGTCGTCATCGACCACCAGGATCGTTTCACCCTCACCTTTTTCGATAGAGGGCTCGTGGCCGCTTTGCGCATGCTGTTCAGCCGGTTCGGAATCAACGACCGGGAGATAGATGTCAAAGCGGCTTCCTTTGCCGGTCTTCGA harbors:
- a CDS encoding ferritin-like domain-containing protein — protein: MNELRAAAQHCLLISNVDDKLSAVRQLNSLWLSEDIALDRLWSAPAVESPGRPERPEMIKASRVPRRGFGTTQGRAIMMHAIAHIEFNAINLALDAVQRFAGMPEEFYSDWLRVAHEEAYHFELIRAHMRHLGADYGDFVAHGGLWEMCEKTAYDVLARMALVPRVLEARGLDVTPGIQEKLIQAGDENAATILDVILRDEIGHVAIGNRWYRHLCRERGLEPVPYFLQLLEKHYPKGLFGPFNIDARERAGFSESELAMLIGEQ
- a CDS encoding OmpA family protein produces the protein MIMRLTILIASISLAACASHTNVDIDELAEARAAIAAAKDAGAEQCAPALQAKAVAYLYWTAHEINEHGYHPEETAELKAKTLSLANEARKQSGVNCAPPAPVVVEIIKLDGINFEHNSADLTAASTATLDKAVATLNRRSEINVEVAAHTDSSGSDAYNQALSDRRAASVMDYLAGHGISTNRLSSKGYGESQPIVGNDTAEGRAKNRRVELRVMK
- the hflD gene encoding high frequency lysogenization protein HflD, with protein sequence MSTAAHSTHTSPMHNRAIALAALTQAVYLVDAIARKGLADAEDSRALIESIFIKSEEYTSPADIYGSLNQLRTGIRVSREILVGRAIPQSKILMSYCAGLLTIEQRLNKDSALRGRLAEGMIRIDKQRHYFGSASHPSVIAAIADLYGETISTMKPRIIVRGKTEHLSQSENTRRVRTLLMAGLRAAHIWRNNGGGHLTLLFRRKGLLRELDQLQDSTSRI